The following are encoded in a window of Armatimonas rosea genomic DNA:
- a CDS encoding PRC-barrel domain-containing protein — protein MQGWTVHALDGVIGRIDELLFDDEQWSARYLVVETGSWLAKRKVLISPLLFLSIDAQEKTLKVNLTQDKVKNSPDVATDPPISRQWEANYSDYYALPYYWVENTPAHSLGDDIARDHAAAHLRSSREVIGYSLLATDGSLGHVDDFLVDDVSWKVAYLAVATKDWWPGKKVLVPPQWIESVRWADRSVSVGASREHLKHAPEWETGQTITASFEELLQAYYAYKSPIQAPNEKTAKSSFIALYATHAEADAAIHDLQRQGFDMTKLSLIGQDPHTEDETVGYYTAGDHTKARGKTGAFWSGIWSVLSGSAFFRLPGVGPILAAGPVVVWIVGALESVAVTGGLSALGGALFSIGIPHDRVIAYETHLKAGKLLLVAHDVQGSQDTTRIAEAIERTQWK, from the coding sequence ATGCAAGGATGGACAGTCCATGCCCTCGATGGGGTGATCGGCAGGATAGACGAGCTACTCTTCGACGATGAGCAGTGGTCCGCGCGTTATCTGGTCGTAGAAACGGGGAGCTGGCTTGCAAAGCGCAAGGTACTGATCTCCCCGCTTCTCTTCCTGTCGATTGATGCGCAAGAAAAGACTCTAAAGGTCAACCTGACCCAGGATAAGGTCAAGAACAGCCCCGATGTCGCAACAGACCCGCCGATCTCACGCCAGTGGGAGGCAAACTACTCCGACTACTACGCCTTGCCCTATTACTGGGTAGAGAACACCCCCGCTCACTCGCTGGGCGACGATATCGCACGGGATCATGCCGCTGCCCACCTACGCAGCAGCCGAGAGGTAATCGGCTACAGCCTCTTGGCCACCGATGGGAGCCTGGGCCATGTCGATGACTTTCTGGTAGACGATGTGAGCTGGAAGGTGGCCTACCTTGCCGTGGCAACCAAGGACTGGTGGCCCGGTAAGAAGGTCCTGGTTCCCCCGCAGTGGATCGAGAGCGTCCGCTGGGCAGACCGAAGCGTGAGCGTCGGGGCAAGCCGTGAGCACCTCAAACACGCCCCCGAGTGGGAGACCGGCCAGACAATCACGGCGAGCTTTGAGGAGCTGCTCCAGGCCTACTACGCCTACAAAAGCCCGATCCAGGCACCCAATGAGAAGACCGCAAAGAGCTCGTTTATCGCGCTCTACGCCACCCACGCCGAGGCAGACGCGGCGATCCATGATCTTCAGAGGCAGGGCTTCGACATGACCAAGCTCTCCCTGATTGGCCAAGACCCGCACACCGAGGACGAGACGGTTGGCTACTACACCGCGGGGGACCACACGAAGGCCAGGGGCAAGACCGGAGCGTTCTGGAGCGGCATCTGGAGCGTGCTGTCTGGCTCGGCGTTCTTTCGGCTCCCTGGAGTCGGCCCGATTCTCGCGGCGGGCCCTGTTGTGGTGTGGATTGTCGGGGCGCTGGAGAGCGTGGCGGTGACCGGGGGACTCAGTGCCCTGGGAGGAGCCCTCTTTAGTATCGGCATCCCCCACGATCGGGTGATCGCCTACGAAACCCACCTGAAGGCGGGCAAGCTCCTGCTGGTCGCCCACGATGTCCAGGGCTCCCAAGACACCACGCGAATCGCCGAGGCCATAGAGCGCACGCAATGGAAATAA
- a CDS encoding PEP-CTERM sorting domain-containing protein, producing MIAKRALGFSLLLTSALVLGLSSARRAQAQVALPPGTTTGIPVPIISAGAPPFGGSLIQELSSPIFGTNIVNTISGTVTSAVFRSPAGFLDFAYQFRFDPTTNVALDAISLSSFKNIAGLLIAQTSDDIDGAAGLPAEAAGGALQDFFAPATATGSYSSASRSNVNGDGINATFLTGVTGGETSYTFLVRTQATGFSIGGSASVQGGGISAFTPAQGALVPLAASAPEPGTLALIALGALALGVGRRRP from the coding sequence ATGATCGCGAAACGAGCACTTGGCTTCTCCCTTCTCCTCACAAGCGCGCTGGTACTGGGTCTCTCCAGCGCACGGCGCGCACAGGCACAAGTGGCCCTCCCCCCGGGAACCACCACCGGAATCCCCGTTCCGATTATCAGCGCGGGAGCTCCCCCTTTTGGCGGCTCTCTGATCCAGGAGCTCAGCTCTCCCATCTTTGGGACAAATATCGTCAACACGATCTCCGGGACGGTCACCTCGGCGGTCTTTCGGAGCCCGGCGGGCTTTCTGGACTTCGCCTACCAGTTCCGCTTTGACCCTACCACCAATGTCGCGCTGGATGCGATCTCGCTCTCCAGCTTCAAGAATATTGCGGGACTGCTGATCGCACAGACCAGCGACGATATCGACGGGGCGGCGGGGCTCCCGGCTGAAGCCGCAGGGGGAGCGCTCCAGGACTTCTTCGCGCCCGCAACGGCAACCGGCTCGTACTCGTCGGCCAGCCGCTCCAATGTCAATGGGGACGGCATCAACGCGACCTTTCTTACGGGAGTGACGGGCGGTGAGACAAGCTACACCTTCCTGGTCCGAACCCAGGCAACCGGCTTCTCCATCGGCGGCAGTGCATCGGTGCAGGGCGGGGGAATCTCCGCGTTCACACCGGCCCAGGGAGCGCTTGTCCCCCTCGCCGCCTCCGCTCCCGAGCCGGGGACACTTGCCCTGATTGCCTTGGGAGCTCTTGCGCTCGGTGTCGGAAGGCGAAGACCGTGA
- a CDS encoding glycosyltransferase, with amino-acid sequence MKLPLPLAPLERVAVIGNHTPRQCGIATFTGDLTAAIAQRYPALDCFTVAMNDRSEGYHYPPSVRWQVQADSLESYHRAAAFLNNSSVDIVCLQHEYGIFGGSAGSHILTLLRALRLPIVTTLHTILRTPTPEQCTVMAELTRLSDRLVVMSQRGAQFLQEVHGVSPDKIDIIHHGIPSVPTVSSEHYKAQFGLTGKHALLTFGLLSPDKGIENVIAALPEILKRFPETVYVVLGATHPHILKQHGEVYRESLEALAERLGVRESVQFHNHFVPQETLTQLLRAADIYITPYLKPEQITSGTLAYAVGSGKAVISTPYYYAEELLADGRGVLVPWRDPAAIATEVCALLGEPERLAALQQRAAQLGEEMTWPAVAERYRVSFERARVERSERRPIPSPLAPLLPELNLSHLRLMSDDTGLIQHASYNVPNADEGYCVDDNVRALLLMAHLEASEQSDALLTTRYLAFIHHAFNPETGRFRNFLSYNRHWLEAQGSEDSHGRSLWALGTMLGRTRNAGWQALSHDLFHAALPVVEVFTSPRAWAYTLLGMDEALERGPCAETQRLRDTLARRLLAQFQHNGSPEWPWLEQSLTYANARLPQALIVSGRRMQHPEMVQIGLAALEWLTTVQRAPEGWFSPIGSEGFYPRGQTPALFDQQPIEACGMISACRTAFEATGDPRWLPEARRAFAWFLGLNTLQQALYDPATGGCADGLHPDRHNKNQGAESTLSFLQALVELQTLLPQPEPRLLYCIPHVLPAHDGTPSRRSH; translated from the coding sequence GTGAAGCTCCCGCTGCCTCTTGCGCCTCTGGAGCGTGTCGCGGTTATCGGCAACCACACGCCACGCCAGTGTGGGATCGCGACCTTCACCGGCGACCTCACCGCGGCCATTGCCCAGCGCTACCCCGCCCTCGACTGCTTCACGGTCGCGATGAACGACCGGAGCGAGGGCTACCACTATCCTCCCTCGGTGCGCTGGCAGGTCCAGGCAGACTCCCTGGAGTCGTACCACCGGGCGGCGGCCTTTCTGAACAACAGCAGCGTGGATATTGTCTGCCTCCAGCACGAGTACGGCATCTTTGGCGGCTCGGCGGGCAGCCATATCCTCACCCTCCTGCGCGCGCTCCGCCTCCCGATCGTCACCACCCTCCATACCATCCTACGCACCCCCACCCCCGAGCAGTGCACCGTCATGGCCGAGCTCACGCGCCTCTCCGATCGCCTGGTTGTCATGAGCCAGCGGGGAGCACAGTTTCTCCAAGAAGTCCATGGGGTCAGCCCGGACAAGATCGACATCATCCACCACGGAATCCCCTCCGTTCCCACGGTCTCCTCCGAGCACTACAAGGCACAGTTCGGCCTGACCGGGAAGCACGCTCTGCTCACCTTCGGCCTGCTCTCCCCCGACAAAGGGATTGAGAACGTGATCGCCGCGCTCCCCGAGATCCTCAAGCGCTTCCCGGAGACGGTCTATGTGGTCCTTGGGGCGACCCACCCGCATATCCTCAAGCAACACGGCGAGGTCTACCGCGAGAGCCTGGAGGCGCTAGCCGAGCGGCTCGGGGTTCGGGAGAGTGTCCAGTTCCACAACCACTTCGTGCCGCAGGAGACCCTGACCCAGCTCCTACGCGCCGCCGATATCTACATCACCCCCTACCTCAAGCCCGAGCAGATCACGTCGGGGACCCTCGCCTACGCCGTGGGCTCCGGGAAGGCGGTGATCTCGACTCCCTACTACTACGCCGAGGAGCTCCTCGCCGACGGCCGCGGTGTCCTCGTGCCCTGGCGCGACCCGGCGGCCATTGCCACCGAGGTCTGTGCGCTCCTTGGGGAGCCCGAGCGCCTTGCCGCACTCCAGCAGCGCGCCGCCCAGCTGGGCGAGGAGATGACCTGGCCCGCAGTCGCCGAGCGCTACCGTGTGTCGTTTGAGCGTGCCCGTGTCGAGAGAAGCGAGAGAAGACCGATCCCCTCCCCGCTTGCCCCTCTCCTCCCGGAGCTCAACCTGAGCCACCTGCGCCTCATGAGCGACGATACCGGGCTGATCCAGCACGCCAGCTACAATGTCCCCAACGCCGATGAGGGCTACTGCGTCGATGATAATGTCCGGGCGCTATTGCTCATGGCGCACCTGGAGGCGAGCGAGCAGAGCGATGCCTTGCTGACGACCCGCTACCTCGCCTTTATCCACCATGCCTTCAACCCGGAGACGGGGCGGTTTCGTAACTTTCTCTCCTACAACCGGCACTGGCTGGAGGCGCAGGGCTCGGAGGACAGCCACGGGCGCTCGCTCTGGGCGCTGGGGACGATGCTCGGGCGGACACGTAACGCGGGCTGGCAAGCCCTCTCCCACGATCTCTTTCATGCGGCCCTGCCCGTGGTCGAGGTCTTCACCAGCCCCCGCGCCTGGGCCTACACGCTGCTCGGGATGGACGAAGCCCTAGAGCGGGGACCTTGTGCGGAGACTCAGCGGCTCCGCGACACGCTCGCCCGGCGGCTCCTGGCGCAGTTTCAGCACAACGGCTCGCCGGAGTGGCCGTGGTTGGAGCAGAGCCTGACCTACGCCAATGCCCGCCTCCCGCAGGCGCTGATCGTCTCGGGCCGCCGGATGCAGCACCCCGAGATGGTGCAGATCGGCCTCGCCGCCCTAGAGTGGCTCACGACCGTCCAGCGTGCCCCCGAGGGCTGGTTCTCCCCGATTGGCTCCGAGGGCTTCTACCCGCGCGGCCAGACCCCCGCTCTCTTCGACCAGCAGCCCATCGAGGCCTGTGGGATGATCTCCGCCTGCCGCACCGCCTTTGAGGCCACCGGCGACCCACGCTGGCTCCCGGAGGCCCGTCGGGCCTTTGCCTGGTTTCTCGGCCTCAACACGCTCCAGCAAGCCCTCTACGACCCGGCGACGGGCGGCTGCGCCGATGGCCTGCACCCCGACCGACACAACAAGAACCAGGGCGCCGAGTCCACCCTCTCGTTTCTCCAGGCTCTCGTCGAGTTACAGACCCTCCTCCCACAACCGGAGCCACGGCTCCTCTACTGTATTCCCCATGTCCTTCCTGCCCACGATGGCACACCAAGCCGAAGAAGTCACTAA
- a CDS encoding PEP-CTERM sorting domain-containing protein — translation MATSAHAQVIAGNLTTPIAAAFGAGVTVVGSGAGQGILQAAPFALPVFGTPKTIQFTTAGDIFQFNNLPASGNGIVTGLNTIVNFTVSPGAVAIGPLNFSTEYSYDADITILGQDGTRVTYNPTGAPTFSFGGSIYRVDLNATQASSQGTPTSLSNSTITGSITNLTSTAAPEPATLAFLMLGGTFVMLRRRKQ, via the coding sequence ATGGCGACGTCTGCACACGCACAAGTAATCGCAGGCAACCTGACCACCCCTATTGCTGCTGCCTTTGGAGCAGGCGTGACCGTTGTGGGAAGCGGAGCGGGCCAAGGAATCCTCCAAGCGGCTCCCTTTGCCCTCCCGGTCTTTGGGACGCCCAAGACGATCCAGTTTACGACAGCAGGAGATATCTTCCAGTTCAATAACCTACCTGCATCGGGCAATGGCATCGTCACGGGGCTAAATACCATCGTGAACTTCACCGTGAGCCCGGGAGCGGTCGCCATCGGCCCCCTGAACTTCTCAACGGAGTACAGCTACGATGCCGATATCACGATCCTAGGACAGGATGGCACGCGTGTGACGTATAACCCCACCGGAGCCCCGACCTTCTCCTTTGGCGGCTCGATCTACCGGGTTGACCTGAACGCGACACAAGCCTCCAGCCAGGGGACGCCCACCTCGCTGAGCAATAGCACGATCACGGGCTCGATCACCAACCTGACCTCGACCGCCGCACCGGAGCCCGCCACCCTAGCCTTCTTGATGCTGGGAGGAACCTTCGTGATGCTCCGCCGCCGCAAGCAGTGA
- a CDS encoding PAS domain S-box protein, producing the protein MSTIRKAEETLRQSDGIIQALLEAAPDAMLVVDPSGKIVLANAQAETLFGYAHEELRGQPEEVLMPPRFHKWQMGSEKELWGQRKDGTEFPVEISLSSLATELGPLVFSSIRDITEQKQRETELRLSRHSLQAALDVANLAAWGWDEVSQAKLWTAQTKAIFGLPPEVEVTRPLFRSLLHPDDLPRYEQEWARAIDPRGSHTYDLEYRIRRTSDGAERWIRTRAAVEFEGDRLVRVMGALRDITEERLADTALRISEIRYRRLFETAHDGVLLLDPETRKITDANPYMTTLLGYSHEQLVGKELFEIGLLSDEEASQEMVRRLKETHLVRYEDLPLRSQGGRRQEVEVVANLYEESGHPVIQCNIRDITERKVAQEQIENLNLRLQRAVAEAQHRIKNNLQMLSALVELQLPATGETVPISELKRIGHHIRTLAALHDLMSVDSPIRSGRDMVSLKAALETLVPMLQATSGGRIIHVFAEEMTTSLKQGSSFTLLVNELVSNALKHGQGAITLALTRLPGPMAQLTVRDQGPGFPAGFDPRAAANTGLELIESMGRWDLRGEVSYENQPDNGAQITLTFPLPDQEEALS; encoded by the coding sequence ATGAGCACAATCAGAAAAGCGGAAGAGACACTCCGGCAGAGCGACGGGATTATTCAAGCCCTACTGGAAGCAGCGCCCGACGCCATGTTAGTGGTCGATCCCTCCGGTAAGATCGTCTTGGCGAACGCGCAAGCGGAGACACTATTCGGCTACGCACACGAGGAGCTCCGAGGTCAGCCCGAAGAGGTACTCATGCCCCCCCGCTTCCACAAGTGGCAGATGGGTAGCGAGAAGGAGCTCTGGGGACAGCGCAAAGACGGCACGGAGTTCCCTGTCGAGATCAGCCTCAGCTCTCTCGCTACCGAGCTCGGCCCCCTTGTCTTCAGCTCGATCCGCGATATCACGGAGCAAAAACAACGCGAGACCGAGCTGCGCCTCAGTCGCCACTCCCTGCAAGCCGCGCTCGATGTGGCGAACCTGGCGGCCTGGGGCTGGGATGAGGTCTCGCAGGCAAAGCTCTGGACAGCACAAACCAAGGCGATCTTTGGCCTGCCTCCCGAGGTGGAGGTCACGAGACCACTCTTCCGCTCTTTGCTCCACCCCGACGATCTGCCGCGCTACGAGCAGGAGTGGGCGCGAGCCATCGATCCCCGTGGGAGCCATACCTACGACCTTGAGTACCGAATCCGGCGGACCAGCGACGGTGCCGAGCGCTGGATTCGCACCCGTGCCGCGGTCGAGTTCGAGGGAGACCGGCTGGTCCGGGTGATGGGAGCCCTGCGCGATATCACCGAGGAGAGACTGGCAGACACCGCCCTGCGTATCTCCGAGATCCGCTACCGTCGCCTGTTTGAGACCGCCCACGATGGGGTCCTCCTGCTCGACCCGGAGACGCGCAAGATCACGGATGCCAACCCGTACATGACGACACTACTGGGCTATTCCCACGAGCAGCTTGTGGGAAAAGAGCTCTTTGAGATCGGGCTCCTCAGCGACGAAGAAGCCAGCCAGGAGATGGTGCGAAGGCTCAAGGAGACCCACCTGGTGCGCTACGAAGACCTGCCGCTCCGCAGCCAGGGAGGCCGCCGGCAAGAGGTCGAGGTGGTGGCCAATCTTTATGAGGAGAGTGGGCACCCGGTGATCCAGTGCAATATCCGTGACATCACCGAGCGTAAGGTGGCGCAGGAGCAGATCGAGAACCTCAACCTCCGGCTCCAGCGCGCGGTCGCCGAGGCGCAGCACCGGATCAAGAACAACCTGCAGATGCTCTCCGCCCTGGTGGAGCTCCAGCTTCCTGCCACGGGTGAGACCGTCCCCATCAGCGAGCTGAAGCGCATCGGGCACCACATCCGCACCCTCGCCGCCCTCCATGACCTGATGAGTGTCGATTCCCCGATCAGGTCCGGGCGGGACATGGTCTCGCTCAAGGCAGCGCTAGAGACCCTGGTTCCTATGCTCCAGGCGACCTCCGGGGGACGGATCATCCATGTGTTTGCGGAGGAGATGACGACCTCCCTGAAGCAGGGGAGCTCGTTTACGCTCCTGGTCAATGAGCTGGTCTCCAATGCCCTCAAGCACGGACAGGGAGCGATCACACTGGCGCTCACACGGCTTCCCGGCCCCATGGCCCAGCTTACTGTCCGCGACCAAGGCCCCGGGTTCCCTGCCGGCTTCGACCCTCGGGCCGCGGCCAACACGGGCCTAGAGCTGATCGAGAGCATGGGGCGCTGGGACCTGCGCGGGGAGGTCTCCTACGAGAACCAGCCCGACAACGGGGCCCAGATCACCCTGACGTTTCCGCTACCGGACCAAGAGGAAGCGCTCTCGTAG
- a CDS encoding fasciclin domain-containing protein, with the protein MKYKERGLRLSVALVIVTLVSSQIPMRGQVALGSAGSFYPASQPADGYLSGATDSSGGFLGFNGITNRNVISGVALGLLGLGLYESIRTPHPKAPPSGAAQALTKPIYDVLKDLPADFSEIVKLIDSAELVSTLRAEGAYTFFAPSDVALRALSEAAQNQLRDPASKATLVQLLKKHIVVGRFTISALRALPDGTALETLSGETLTLRNTEGILQIDGVAIVQTDIFASNGWIHPIEKFMER; encoded by the coding sequence ATGAAATACAAAGAGCGCGGGCTCCGCCTGAGTGTGGCCTTGGTGATTGTCACACTTGTCTCTAGCCAGATTCCGATGCGTGGCCAGGTCGCCCTTGGCTCGGCGGGCTCGTTCTACCCTGCGTCCCAGCCCGCCGATGGCTACCTGAGCGGCGCGACCGACAGCAGTGGCGGCTTCCTAGGCTTCAACGGCATCACCAATCGCAATGTGATCTCCGGGGTCGCCCTCGGGCTTCTTGGGCTGGGGCTCTACGAGAGTATCCGCACCCCCCATCCCAAGGCCCCTCCCTCGGGAGCCGCACAGGCCCTCACCAAGCCGATCTACGATGTGCTCAAAGACCTCCCCGCAGACTTCAGTGAGATCGTCAAGCTGATCGACAGCGCGGAGCTGGTGAGTACGCTCCGGGCGGAGGGTGCCTACACCTTCTTCGCTCCCTCGGACGTGGCCCTTCGTGCTCTCAGCGAGGCAGCACAGAACCAGCTACGAGATCCCGCGAGCAAAGCCACTCTGGTGCAGCTCCTCAAGAAGCACATCGTCGTGGGGCGATTTACCATCAGCGCTCTCCGTGCGCTCCCCGATGGCACCGCGCTAGAGACTCTCTCGGGGGAGACACTGACCCTAAGAAATACCGAGGGGATCCTTCAAATAGATGGCGTCGCTATCGTCCAGACAGATATCTTTGCAAGTAACGGCTGGATTCACCCTATAGAAAAGTTCATGGAGAGATAA